AAACAAGGATACCCTAAAAAACCATAGGTAGCAATATTCTTTTCTTTCAACTCTCTCATTTGGTCTTTATAAGTTGGGCAGCGGTAGAGCCAAGAAAGTGGCGTTATCATGGAAAATAAAAGATGTAGCTCAACATGTTCTGGCACATGCGACTGAACAAATATTGTACACTTGTTAGGGTCAAGCCCGCTTGCCAAAAGGTCTATAACCACCTGTTTTGTGTACTCTCTTAAATTAGTAGTGTCCTCATACCCTGTTGTAAGTGCATGCCAATCAGCAACAAAAAAGTAACATTCATATTGGTCTTGGAGTTTTACCCAGCTCTCTATCGCCCCAAAGTAGTTTCCTAAGTGTAAAATGCCTGTTGGCCTTGTGCCTGACAAAACTCTCTTCATTCTCTCCTTCTCCCATCTTTTGATGTTTGAAAAGAAATTTAAGGAAATAGCTTTAAGATAAAATCAATAAAAGTAAAGACAAAATAAGCAATTGGCTGTAAGACAAATGAAAGCAAATACGGTGCAAAAAATATACATGCAATGAGTATTATCTGTCCAATTAATTCGAATCTATAGTAGAATTCTATATATTTTGCGGGTGCAAATATAAACAAGATCTTAGACCCGTCAAGTGGTGGTATTGGCAAAAGATTGAATATAGCAAGATATACATTGATTAAATACGTTTGTTGCAGCATAATCAAAACATATCTATTTGAAACAAGGTTGTACTTGTCAATATACTTCAATACTATAGCAAATACAATTGCTGAGAGAATATTTGCAACAGGCCCTGCTAAAGCTGTAAGCCCCATTCCAACCTTTGGATTTTTGTAGTTTCTTGGGTCAGTGACAACAGGTTTTGCCCACCCAAAACCAAATAACATCAAAGCAATTATTCCAAAAATATCAATATGCGGCAGCGGATTTAACGTAATTCTTCCCTGCCTTTTTGGAAGATCATCTCCTTGCAAATAAGCAACATATCCATGAGCTGCCTCGTGGACAGAGATTGCAAACAAAAGCCCAGGAATTCGAAGTAGCACAGTTAAAATATTTGGCAAAATCATAATATACCTCTCCAAAAAGTTTATTTATATTTCCAAATCATTTCTGACTATATCCTCATAAGTCTCTCGCTTTACAATTACTCTAACCTGACTGTCTTTTAAAAGTACAACTGCAGGGCGTGGGAACCTGTTGTAATTGCTCGACATAGAATAATTATATGCCCCTGTCGCCAAAATAGCAAGATGCTGACCAGTTTTGAGTTCTGGTAATTTAATGTCTTTTATTAAAATGTCTCCTGACTCACAACACCTTCCTGCAATTGTGTACACCTTTACTTTTTCGCCAATTGGATTTTCAACAACATATGCATCATACTTTGCCTGGTAAAGAGCATAGCGTGGATTGTCTGTCATCCCACCGTCAACAGATGCATAGTTTCTCACATTAGGAATTTCTTTTATGCTTCCAATTGTATAAAGAGTAATTCCTGCCTCACCTACAATTGAACGACCTGGCTCTAAGACTATAAAAGGTTTTTTGAGCCCTTTTTGCTGGCAAAACTCTTCTATTTCTTCAGATATAGCCTCTATAAATTTTTCTATTTGAGGTGGCTGGTCAAAAGCAGTATATTTAATTCCAAATCCACCACCTAAATCTAAAATATCTATTTCATAATTAAGCTCTCTCTTTATTTTTAATATAAACTCAAGCATAACCCTTGCTGCAAGCTTAAACGGTGCTGTCTCAAAAATCTGAGAACCTATATGACAGTGAAGACCTATCAGTTTTAGCTCATCCATCTCTAAAATCTTTTTTACCATTGAAAATGCCTCGCCGTTTTCAAGAGCAACACCAAACTTAGAGTCTATCTGACCTGTTCGGATAAATTCATGAGTGTGTGCTTCAATTCCCGGCTTTACCCTGATGAGAACATTTGCTTTCTTTGATTTTGTTTTGCAGATAACACTTAGCATCTCAAGCTCGTCAAAGTTGTCAATTACAATTTTTACTCCATTTTCAACTGCCATTTCAAGTTCACCATATGTCTTATTATTTCCATGGAAAAATATCTTATCAGTTGGAAAGTCTACTGAAAGAGCAGTAAACAACTCCCCACCTGACACAACGTCAAGCCCTATTCCCTCTTGTTTTGCAATCTGGCACATTGCTTTTGTACAAAACGCCTTTGATGCATAGATTACCAGCCCGTTTTGTCCAAAATATTTTTCTAATGCATTTTTGAATCTATTTATATTTTCCCTAATCATTCTCTCATTCATAACATAAAGAGGTGTTCCATACATCTCTATTAAATCAAGAAGGTCAATTCCTTCCCACGAAAGATTGCCTTTATGGGAAATTTCAAGTCCATATCGAAGTTGCATCTTTTTTC
This Caldicellulosiruptor changbaiensis DNA region includes the following protein-coding sequences:
- a CDS encoding site-2 protease family protein, with protein sequence MILPNILTVLLRIPGLLFAISVHEAAHGYVAYLQGDDLPKRQGRITLNPLPHIDIFGIIALMLFGFGWAKPVVTDPRNYKNPKVGMGLTALAGPVANILSAIVFAIVLKYIDKYNLVSNRYVLIMLQQTYLINVYLAIFNLLPIPPLDGSKILFIFAPAKYIEFYYRFELIGQIILIACIFFAPYLLSFVLQPIAYFVFTFIDFILKLFP
- the lysA gene encoding diaminopimelate decarboxylase, with product MQLRYGLEISHKGNLSWEGIDLLDLIEMYGTPLYVMNERMIRENINRFKNALEKYFGQNGLVIYASKAFCTKAMCQIAKQEGIGLDVVSGGELFTALSVDFPTDKIFFHGNNKTYGELEMAVENGVKIVIDNFDELEMLSVICKTKSKKANVLIRVKPGIEAHTHEFIRTGQIDSKFGVALENGEAFSMVKKILEMDELKLIGLHCHIGSQIFETAPFKLAARVMLEFILKIKRELNYEIDILDLGGGFGIKYTAFDQPPQIEKFIEAISEEIEEFCQQKGLKKPFIVLEPGRSIVGEAGITLYTIGSIKEIPNVRNYASVDGGMTDNPRYALYQAKYDAYVVENPIGEKVKVYTIAGRCCESGDILIKDIKLPELKTGQHLAILATGAYNYSMSSNYNRFPRPAVVLLKDSQVRVIVKRETYEDIVRNDLEI